A single region of the Pseudarthrobacter sp. NIBRBAC000502770 genome encodes:
- a CDS encoding DUF2269 domain-containing protein: MTMTPRLRRVALTAHVLSSVGWFGGVAAFLVLAVAGLASPDAQLVRAAYLVMGLIGWFVIVPLALASLLTGVVSSLGTTWGLFRYYWVLIKLLITALATVVLLVHMGPISGLAAAAATALPGSDFQGLRIQIVVQAGAALLVLSVATALSTHKPRGMTGYGQRQQRRVLEPALDAGPAAPRGNPRGGIE, encoded by the coding sequence ATGACTATGACACCGCGCCTCCGTAGAGTCGCGCTCACCGCACATGTCCTTTCCTCGGTGGGCTGGTTCGGCGGGGTCGCCGCTTTCCTGGTTCTCGCGGTTGCAGGCCTGGCCAGCCCGGATGCTCAGTTGGTGCGGGCCGCCTATCTCGTCATGGGATTGATCGGGTGGTTTGTCATTGTCCCGTTGGCACTCGCTTCGCTGCTCACCGGGGTTGTCTCATCTCTGGGCACCACGTGGGGCCTGTTCCGGTACTACTGGGTCCTGATCAAGTTGCTGATAACCGCACTCGCTACCGTTGTTTTGCTGGTGCATATGGGCCCCATTAGCGGTCTTGCCGCTGCGGCGGCAACGGCGTTACCTGGTTCCGATTTTCAAGGGCTGCGAATCCAGATCGTGGTCCAGGCCGGTGCCGCGCTGTTGGTATTGTCCGTGGCGACGGCGCTGTCAACGCACAAGCCGCGGGGTATGACCGGCTACGGGCAACGACAGCAGCGCAGAGTCCTCGAGCCTGCTCTCGACGCGGGCCCGGCAGCGCCGAGGGGCAACCCACGAGGGGGAATCGAATGA